Genomic window (bacterium):
CCCAGCATCCCCAACACGATGACCACGCAGAGGCCGGACATCGAGAACCAGAAAATTTCACGGATTCTGCGGGGCTTCATGAGAAATCCCTTTTCCGTATCCGCTCGGCGAGGAGGTTGAAGCCGAGGGTTATCAGAAGGAGCATAAGCGCCAGGGCGAAGAGGGCGTGGTAGTGGGGCCCTCCCTGCACCGCCTCCCCCATTTCGAGGGCGATGGTCGCCGTCATGGGCCTCAGGGGGGAGAGGGGGTCGAGGGTCAGCGCGGCGCCGCCGCCGGCCACCATCAGCACCGTCATCGTCTCGCCGATGACGCGCCCGAAGCCCAGGATGACCGCCGAGAATATGCCCGAGCGGGCCGAGGGGACCAGGACGCGGCTCACCGTTTCCCAGCGGTTGGCGCCCATCGCCAGCGAGGCTTCCCGCAAATCGCGGGGGACGGCGGAGATGGCGTCCTCGGCCAGGCTGGTGATGGTGGGGAAGGCCATGAACGCCAGGACGATCGAGGCGGAGAGCCCGTTGAGTCCGATGGGGATGTCGAAGAGCTCCTTGATGAAAGGGGCGACGAGGACCATGCCGATGAACCC
Coding sequences:
- the pstC gene encoding phosphate ABC transporter permease subunit PstC, whose amino-acid sequence is MARFTSETVVKPLLGFFALLSLVFLAGILVTLLTESGPFFGEYNPLEFFTGTQWYPTLETQNAAGEWVSDPQFGLLPLLAASLQVTVLALVFALPLSLGAAVFMAEIAPPALREIIKPLIELLAGIPSVVFGFIGMVLVAPFIKELFDIPIGLNGLSASIVLAFMAFPTITSLAEDAISAVPRDLREASLAMGANRWETVSRVLVPSARSGIFSAVILGFGRVIGETMTVLMVAGGGAALTLDPLSPLRPMTATIALEMGEAVQGGPHYHALFALALMLLLITLGFNLLAERIRKRDFS